Sequence from the Candidatus Methylopumilus planktonicus genome:
ATGCCGCTAGAGGTTGAGGAAAATATTACCGCGAGTCTCGAGCTACAATTGAAAAATGGACAAATTGACGCAGCGATTGTGGCATTGCCATTTAATATTCCAGGTGTGCATGTTCTGCCGCTTTATAAAGAAGAATTTGTTGTGGCTGTTCCGAATAACCATCCTTGGGCAACACGTAAAAATATTCATCCAAAAGAATTAAGCGACGAAAAAGTATTACTTTTAAATAGTGGACATTGCTTTAGTTTGCAAGTGATTGACTCATGCCCAGATTTATCTAAAAAAGGTGAGGTGCTCCAAGGTAATTCACTTGAAACGATTCGTAATATGGTGGCATCGAACTTAGGGATTACTGTGTTGCCAAAAAGTGCAACATCAGATCGCTATCAAAACCATTTAATAAAAGTAATTCCTTTTATTAAGCCTGTTCCTTCGAGAACGATTGCAATTGCTTATCGAAAAAGTTTTGTACGAATGAACGCAGTAGAAAAAATCTCAGAGGCAGTACGATTGATTAAAACAGATACGATTGAAATGATATAAGAAGCGTTATTTATAGGTAACGCTTCTTAATATGGATAAGCGATTAACGAGCCGCGCGTCTTCTTTTTGGAGCCGCTTTACGTTTAGCTGGTTTTTTTGCAGCAACTTTACGAGCTGGTTTACGTCTAGCAGCTGGTTTTTTTGCAGCAGGTGATCTTGCGGGAGCTTTCTTAGAACCAAGACCTAAAACAGATTTGATTGGACATGAAGCTAAAACACCAGTGCCTAATAACACAACACCAACGACTTCATCAACAATACCATATTCAAAAACAGAGTAACCACCAATTGCTTGACCTAATATAGCAGCGCCAAGAGCAATACGAACTACTCTTTCTAAACCTTTAACATTCGTTTTCATTTACTATCCTTTTTATTAAGAGGAGTTTGCATCATAAACGAATTAAAAAATTTAGGAAATACTTTTTTTAGTGCCTGACAGCAAAATCCAGCCTTCGCGCTCAATAGGTTTGTTTAAATTAAACCATGCGCTATATATTTCAGTCAGCATCTCGATTTGTTCTTTCAATATGCCAGATAATGCAATTTTTCCATGAGGCTTACAAGCCTTTGCTATGAGTGGTGCCAGGACGGACAGCGCGCTTGATAAAATATTTGCAACCACTATATCGGCATCAAAAGTGAGTGGTAATTCCGAATTATAAAACTGAACATCGACATGATTTTCTTTTGCATTATGTATGCTTGCAATAATGGCTTGTGGATCAATATCAACACCTATTACTTCTGTTGCACCACATTTTTTTGCTGCAATAGACAAAATACCTGACCCACATCCGTAATCTAAAACGCGATCATTAATATTCACTTCTTTAATAAGCCACTCTAAACATAAATGTGTTGTAGGGTGACTTCCTGTCCCAAATGCTAGTCCAGGGTCTAAAATAATATTGATGGCATCAGGATTGGGTGAAGTATGCCAGCTTGGAACGATCCAAAGCCTGTCAAAAATGTTGATGGGTTCAAATTGTGATTGAGTCAAAGCAAC
This genomic interval carries:
- the prmA gene encoding 50S ribosomal protein L11 methyltransferase, yielding MAAWINLKIRASADYAHIMSDALIELGALSCAIEDSYLNSENEEALFGEPNIPSNTIWQHNTVESLFESTVSIDTIINELKTITGLSHIDYTLDSVEEQNWVALTQSQFEPINIFDRLWIVPSWHTSPNPDAINIILDPGLAFGTGSHPTTHLCLEWLIKEVNINDRVLDYGCGSGILSIAAKKCGATEVIGVDIDPQAIIASIHNAKENHVDVQFYNSELPLTFDADIVVANILSSALSVLAPLIAKACKPHGKIALSGILKEQIEMLTEIYSAWFNLNKPIEREGWILLSGTKKSIS
- a CDS encoding YgaP family membrane protein; the protein is MKTNVKGLERVVRIALGAAILGQAIGGYSVFEYGIVDEVVGVVLLGTGVLASCPIKSVLGLGSKKAPARSPAAKKPAARRKPARKVAAKKPAKRKAAPKRRRAAR
- a CDS encoding LysR substrate-binding domain-containing protein, with protein sequence MTLSELRFVVAVAKEKNFRRAANKCFVSQPALSLAIKKLEEELNVSLFERNRTEVTITEIGEKIVEQANIILEQVEKIKLFARSGGDPLDGLIKVGMIHSVGPYLLPQIIPILRKIAPKMPLEVEENITASLELQLKNGQIDAAIVALPFNIPGVHVLPLYKEEFVVAVPNNHPWATRKNIHPKELSDEKVLLLNSGHCFSLQVIDSCPDLSKKGEVLQGNSLETIRNMVASNLGITVLPKSATSDRYQNHLIKVIPFIKPVPSRTIAIAYRKSFVRMNAVEKISEAVRLIKTDTIEMI